One Nicotiana sylvestris chromosome 12, ASM39365v2, whole genome shotgun sequence genomic window carries:
- the LOC138882906 gene encoding uncharacterized protein: protein MDPLKYIFQKPMPTRKLAKWQILLSEFHIIYVTQKAVKGQALVDHLAKNPVGGEYEPLKMYFPDEKVSFVGKDITEVYDGWRMFFDGAANFKRVSIGAVLVLETSQLHLVSTKLRFPYSNNMEEYEAYILGLNMAIDMNISELLVICDSDFLVHQVQGEWATKNSKIFPYLHHVQELRKRFTKIEFWHVPKIQNKFPDAFATLSSMIQHPEKNFIDPIPVRIHNQPAYYAHIEE from the coding sequence atggaccctctaaagtacatatttcagaaacccatgccaactaGGAAGCtagccaaatggcagatactgttaagtgagttccaTATCatttatgtaactcaaaaggcggtcaaaggacaagcattggtagaccatcttgctaaaaatccggtgggaggagaatacgaacctttaaaaatgtattttcctgatgaaaaagTGTCATTCGTAGGAAAGGACATTACTGAAGTATACGACGgctggaggatgttctttgatggagctgcaaatttcaaaagagtgagcattggagcagttttggtattagAAACAAGTCAACTTCATCTGGTGTCTACTAAACTTAGATTTCCCTACAGCAACAACATGGAAGAATATGAAGCCTACATATTGGGGCTCaatatggcaatcgacatgaatatttcGGAGTTGTTGGTAATTTGTGATTCAGATTTTctcgtgcaccaggtacaaggagagtgggccaccaagaattccaagatatttccatatctgcaccatgtgcaggaattgagaaagaggttcacgaagatagagttttGGCATGTGCCCAAAATTCAGAATAAGTTTCCCGATGCAtttgccactttgtcatccatgatacaacatccggaaaagaatttcattgatcccatcccagtaagaaTTCATAATCAACCGGCGTATTATGCCCACATTGAAGAATAA